The genome window CCCCCAAGTCGGCAAAGTCCGCGGGTGAGTGCCCGTACTGCGGGTGCGATCTCCGGGGGTGCCCGCCCAACGAATCCGGCCTCGTAACGTGCCCATCGTGCGAGAGCCCCACGCTTGACCCGTTCGCGAAGCGTTCCGTCGCGGACCTCCCCTCCAATCGCTGCGAGAACTGCGGGTACGACCTCTCCGGGATCAGCGGCACAAGCCCCAGCACACGCTGCCCGGAGTGCAACGCCGCGTTTCCCGCCGCGTGGTTCTCGAAGCTGGAGCAGTTCCCCGGATACGGCGCGGCGATCCGGCGGATGTTCAAGGCGACGCCGTACATCGCTGGGGTCTTCATCGTGCTCTGTATCCTGACGTTCGCGTGGACCCGTGGCACCGCGGGGATGAGCCGGTACCTGCTCATGGTGGCGTTGTGTGCCGCGTTGTCGGCCGGAGAAGCCACCATGAAGGGACGAGAGATCGCGTGGGTCTGCATCGGCAGGCGGGATCGCTGGTCGGTCTTCGCCTGCCTCGTCCTGATCGGGCTGGGTCTGTCGCTGGCGATCTGGATCCCTGTCGGAGCGATCGTCGTCGCCCTTGGCTTGTAGGGTCAGGTCTCCCAGACCTGGCCGTCGACGAGTTCAACGGAGTTTCCCGCGGGATCTCGGAAATACACCGACCTGCCGCCGGGGGCCCAGGTGTGCTCGTGCTCGATCACGACGCCGTGCCGCCGCAGCCGGTCGATCCACGCGCCGTACTCGCCGGGCGCCACGCTGAACGCCGCGTGCCCCGCCCCGGCCGCCATGGGACGCCCGTGCGTGGGGACCAGCCGGCCCGCGATGGACGACAGCGCCGGGTCGAAGATCAGCAGGACGCCGCCATCGGGCAGTCGGAACGCGCCGCCGAGGTCCGAGCCATGGCCGATCGGCTTCAGTCCCAGCACCTCGCGGTAGAACGCCACCGTCGGCCCCGTCGGCGTGGCATACAGGACAGTCTCGTAGATGCCGCGGATCTGCGGATCGGCCATGGGGGATTGTTCGCGGCGGGCACCCTGAACACCGGAGTTTTCGCGAATGGGCTTGACAACCGGAGAATAAAAGGTAACCATATGGTTACCAATGAAGTCGGACGACATGGACTCCATCTTCCACGCCCTGGCGCACGCGACACGCCGGGCCATCCTCGATCACCTGGCCGGCCACCCGGGGGCGACGGTCTCGGGTGTCGCCGCGAGGTTCGAGTCGAGCCGCATCGCGGTGATGAAGCACCTGCGGGTGCTGGAGGACGCCGGGCTCGTGCACTCCCAGAAGGCGGGTCGGGAGCGGCGGCTGTTCTTCAACGTCGTCCCCATCCAGTTGATCTATGACCGGTGGACCGATCGCTACAGCTCGTTCTGGGCCGGGCGCATGGCGGACATCAA of Phycisphaeraceae bacterium contains these proteins:
- a CDS encoding VOC family protein; its protein translation is MADPQIRGIYETVLYATPTGPTVAFYREVLGLKPIGHGSDLGGAFRLPDGGVLLIFDPALSSIAGRLVPTHGRPMAAGAGHAAFSVAPGEYGAWIDRLRRHGVVIEHEHTWAPGGRSVYFRDPAGNSVELVDGQVWET
- a CDS encoding helix-turn-helix transcriptional regulator, which codes for MKSDDMDSIFHALAHATRRAILDHLAGHPGATVSGVAARFESSRIAVMKHLRVLEDAGLVHSQKAGRERRLFFNVVPIQLIYDRWTDRYSSFWAGRMADIKDRIESRVSRKAADCA